In Urechidicola croceus, a single window of DNA contains:
- a CDS encoding heavy metal translocating P-type ATPase — MSKNTCFHCGTESNQLQTIIFNEKTFCCNGCKTVYEILNENELTCYYDLESSPGKIPEEIKGKYDYLTNEKVVEKLLEFDDGTTAIITLHIPYIHCSSCIWVLENLQRLDKGISSSQVNFPQKTVRIVYDKVKTDLKSIVELLSSISYEPYISLEDAESGKLKKIDNSLLFKVAVAGFVFGNSMFISFPEYFEVDEFWLNQYKPFFRWILFILSIPVVFYSARDYFSSAIKGLRKGILNIDVPISLGIFVLFMRSTYEIVSQTGQGYFDSLSGLVFFLLIGKFFQQRTYNYLSFERDYKSYFPIAVTKISNKKEESIQIHDVEKGDRLLIRNQELIPIDGVIISGDALIDYSFVTGEANPVSKQSGDKIFAGGKQLSSVIEIEAIKTVSQSYLTQLWSNDIFTKDKENNFKNITDSISKYFTIAILLIALISGIYWLFIDSKAAINVVTAILIIACPCALALSAPFTLGNMLRIFGRYKFYLKNASVIEQMAKVNSLVFDKTGTITSTLHQEVLYNGHRLSDEEKLNVKSILRNSNHPLSRMLYEHLDGNPKLEINNFKEVLGKGVKAIIQGSTYTIGSRSYVNPSDNSELNETAVYVKINNNYKGKFVFKNQYRKGVLSVFSNLSKDYNLSILSGDNEGEKPYLEKILPKDTAFVFNQKPDDKLSFISSKQSKNEQVMMFGDGLNDSGALAQSNVGVSVSENINVFSPACDVIIDASMFDKIPLFLKLAKQSMFIIKLSFVLSFLYNIIGLYFAVSGRLTPIVAAILMPLSSISIVIFVTIMTNLISQKLKK, encoded by the coding sequence ATGAGTAAGAATACATGTTTTCATTGCGGAACTGAGAGTAATCAATTGCAAACAATCATTTTTAATGAAAAGACTTTTTGTTGCAATGGTTGTAAAACCGTATATGAAATTCTTAATGAAAATGAACTTACCTGCTATTATGATTTAGAAAGTTCTCCCGGAAAAATCCCTGAGGAAATAAAAGGCAAATATGATTATTTGACCAATGAAAAAGTAGTTGAAAAATTACTCGAATTTGATGATGGCACAACAGCAATTATTACACTTCATATTCCATATATACATTGCAGTTCTTGTATTTGGGTGCTAGAAAATTTACAAAGACTTGATAAAGGGATTTCTTCATCTCAAGTTAATTTTCCCCAAAAAACAGTTAGAATTGTTTATGATAAAGTCAAAACAGATTTAAAATCAATTGTAGAATTACTGAGTTCTATAAGTTATGAACCATACATCAGTTTAGAAGATGCTGAAAGTGGTAAACTTAAGAAAATAGATAATTCATTATTATTCAAAGTTGCAGTTGCAGGATTTGTATTCGGAAACAGTATGTTTATTTCATTTCCAGAATATTTTGAAGTTGATGAATTTTGGCTCAATCAATACAAACCATTTTTCAGATGGATCTTATTCATTTTAAGTATTCCTGTTGTTTTCTATTCAGCCAGAGATTATTTCTCAAGTGCAATAAAAGGATTGAGAAAAGGAATTTTAAATATTGATGTTCCTATTTCTTTAGGAATATTTGTATTGTTTATGAGAAGTACTTATGAAATTGTATCACAAACAGGTCAAGGCTATTTTGATAGTTTGTCTGGATTAGTTTTTTTCTTATTGATAGGTAAATTTTTTCAACAACGTACATATAATTACTTGTCATTTGAAAGAGATTACAAATCCTATTTTCCAATTGCGGTCACAAAAATCAGTAATAAAAAAGAAGAATCTATTCAAATTCACGATGTAGAAAAAGGTGACAGATTATTGATAAGAAACCAAGAATTAATTCCAATTGATGGAGTGATAATTAGTGGTGATGCTTTAATAGATTATAGTTTTGTTACTGGTGAAGCAAATCCTGTTTCAAAGCAATCAGGAGATAAAATTTTTGCTGGAGGAAAACAACTATCTAGTGTTATTGAAATTGAAGCCATCAAAACTGTTTCGCAAAGTTATCTTACTCAACTATGGAGTAATGATATATTTACAAAAGATAAAGAAAATAATTTCAAAAACATCACAGATTCCATCAGTAAATATTTTACGATTGCCATATTATTAATTGCACTTATATCCGGAATCTATTGGCTGTTTATTGATTCTAAAGCAGCCATAAATGTTGTTACTGCTATTCTTATTATTGCATGTCCTTGTGCATTGGCTTTATCGGCGCCTTTTACTTTAGGTAATATGTTGCGTATTTTTGGAAGGTATAAATTTTATTTAAAAAATGCTTCAGTCATTGAACAAATGGCCAAAGTTAATAGTCTTGTTTTTGATAAAACAGGAACTATTACAAGTACACTTCATCAAGAAGTTTTATATAATGGACATCGACTTTCTGATGAAGAAAAATTAAATGTAAAATCCATACTAAGAAATTCTAATCATCCATTGAGCCGAATGCTATATGAACATTTAGATGGTAACCCTAAATTAGAGATTAATAATTTTAAAGAAGTTTTAGGAAAAGGTGTCAAAGCAATTATTCAAGGAAGCACCTATACAATTGGTTCTCGAAGTTATGTTAATCCATCAGATAATAGCGAACTAAACGAAACTGCTGTTTATGTTAAAATTAATAATAATTACAAGGGGAAATTTGTTTTTAAAAATCAATATCGAAAAGGAGTTTTAAGTGTATTTTCAAATCTATCGAAAGATTATAATTTATCTATTTTGTCAGGTGATAATGAAGGTGAAAAGCCATATTTAGAAAAAATATTACCAAAAGATACAGCGTTTGTTTTTAATCAAAAACCTGACGATAAATTAAGTTTTATATCTTCAAAACAATCTAAAAATGAACAAGTAATGATGTTTGGAGATGGACTGAATGATTCAGGTGCATTGGCGCAAAGTAATGTTGGAGTTTCTGTTTCTGAAAATATCAATGTATTTTCTCCTGCTTGTGATGTAATAATTGATGCCTCAATGTTTGACAAGATTCCACTTTTTTTAAAATTGGCAAAGCAATCAATGTTTATTATCAAACTTAGTTTTGTTTTATCATTCTTATATAATATCATTGGATTATATTTTGCCGTTTCTGGAAGATTAACACCAATAGTTGCAGCAATATTAATGCCATTAAGTTCTATAAGTATCGTTATTTTTGTAACTATAATGACTAATCTAATTTCACAAAAATTAAAAAAATGA
- a CDS encoding group III truncated hemoglobin: MSITKNDISTREDIKLMVDSFYNKVNEDEILSPIFNDFSKVNWETHLPRMYDFWGSILLAEGNYKGSPFLKHIPLPVDKTHFDRWIQLFNKNMDELFEGEMANATKLRAKSIAHIFQTKLEFINKNRE; this comes from the coding sequence ATGAGCATAACCAAAAATGATATTTCAACTAGAGAAGACATTAAGTTAATGGTTGATTCTTTTTATAATAAAGTGAATGAAGATGAAATATTATCACCTATTTTTAATGATTTTTCAAAAGTAAATTGGGAAACGCATTTACCAAGAATGTATGATTTTTGGGGGTCTATATTATTGGCTGAAGGAAATTACAAAGGAAGTCCATTTTTAAAGCATATTCCATTACCTGTTGACAAAACACATTTTGATAGATGGATACAACTTTTTAATAAAAATATGGATGAATTATTTGAAGGAGAAATGGCAAATGCAACTAAACTTCGTGCAAAATCTATTGCACATATTTTTCAAACGAAATTAGAATTTATCAATAAAAATCGTGAATAA
- a CDS encoding cupin domain-containing protein yields the protein MKTASIYKDIECNENKPVISVLLETTFTKEIRIVMKKGVSMKKHQTPFPIVIEIVIGNIAFGVNEKILNLEKGDIIALEGKVAHDLKAKEDSIIRLTLTKNDEASRVKHVINN from the coding sequence ATGAAAACAGCATCTATCTACAAAGACATTGAATGCAATGAGAATAAACCTGTAATTAGTGTATTACTTGAAACCACGTTTACTAAAGAAATACGAATTGTAATGAAAAAAGGTGTTTCTATGAAAAAACATCAAACACCTTTTCCTATTGTAATTGAAATTGTTATTGGAAATATAGCCTTTGGAGTAAACGAGAAAATATTAAATCTTGAAAAAGGAGATATTATTGCTTTAGAAGGAAAAGTAGCTCACGATTTAAAAGCAAAAGAAGATAGTATTATTCGATTGACATTGACTAAGAATGATGAAGCAAGCAGAGTCAAACATGTAATAAATAATTAA